In the genome of Mucilaginibacter defluvii, one region contains:
- a CDS encoding glycosyltransferase family 4 protein, giving the protein MKKRIAFIVQRYGEEVNGGAEYHCRILAEKLTDDFDVQVLTSCAKDYMSWANEYPAGESYLNNVKIIRFPVKQMRDFVRFGLLNKKLNKRNKRKKWLSAIKMLPAYDRFFHSFYERKWIDEQGPFMPELLGYLKSRYDNFDAFIFFTYLYYPTAKGLELVKDKAIFIPTAHDEPPIYMHLFRRLFKQPKAILYNTPSEQKFVNNLFKNTDIYADIVGVGITEKQVPFVANEHHHLVNSGYLIYIGRIETSKQCDVLAQHFVNYKIQNQNNLKLVFVGRAFMELVQHPDIIYTGFVSEELKLSLLCNARALIIPSIYESLSLVTLESMAQGIPVIANERSEVLKDHINNSQAGFLYHDQQSFNKALDVAINPALDRKQLSLNAKQYVAENYTWPVVINKFIKAVDYVVKSNRH; this is encoded by the coding sequence GTGAAGAAGCGTATAGCATTTATTGTACAGCGCTATGGCGAGGAGGTTAATGGCGGAGCTGAATACCATTGCCGTATTTTGGCTGAAAAGTTAACTGATGATTTTGATGTGCAGGTGCTCACATCATGTGCTAAAGATTATATGAGCTGGGCTAACGAGTATCCGGCTGGAGAAAGTTATTTAAACAACGTTAAAATAATACGTTTTCCGGTTAAGCAAATGCGGGATTTTGTAAGGTTTGGCTTGTTAAATAAAAAGCTTAATAAACGGAATAAGCGAAAAAAATGGCTTTCAGCAATCAAGATGCTGCCTGCTTATGATAGGTTTTTTCATTCTTTTTATGAGCGCAAATGGATTGATGAGCAGGGGCCATTTATGCCTGAACTGTTAGGATATTTAAAAAGTAGGTATGATAACTTTGACGCTTTTATTTTTTTTACTTATCTGTATTACCCTACAGCCAAAGGGCTTGAACTTGTGAAAGATAAGGCTATATTTATCCCCACCGCGCATGATGAACCGCCGATTTACATGCATTTATTCAGGCGCTTATTTAAACAACCCAAAGCCATTCTATATAATACGCCAAGTGAGCAAAAGTTTGTTAATAATTTATTTAAAAACACCGATATATACGCTGATATTGTTGGTGTCGGTATTACTGAAAAACAGGTGCCATTCGTAGCAAACGAACATCATCATCTCGTTAACAGCGGTTACCTTATTTATATTGGGCGGATTGAAACCTCAAAGCAATGTGATGTACTTGCTCAACACTTTGTAAATTATAAAATTCAAAATCAGAATAATTTAAAACTGGTATTTGTTGGCCGTGCCTTTATGGAGCTTGTTCAACATCCGGACATCATTTACACCGGGTTCGTAAGTGAGGAGTTAAAGCTGAGCCTGCTATGCAATGCCCGAGCGCTTATCATACCATCAATTTACGAAAGTCTCTCGCTGGTAACGCTTGAGAGTATGGCGCAGGGGATTCCTGTAATAGCTAATGAGCGTAGTGAAGTGTTAAAGGACCATATAAACAATAGCCAGGCCGGATTTTTATACCACGATCAGCAAAGCTTTAACAAAGCTCTTGATGTGGCAATTAATCCGGCTTTAGATAGAAAACAACTCTCGTTAAATGCAAAACAATACGTTGCTGAAAATTATACATGGCCTGTTGTGATCAACAAGTTTATTAAGGCTGTTGATTATGTAGTAAAATCTAATCGGCATTAA
- a CDS encoding ABC transporter ATP-binding protein: MKTYFRLLSFAKPIEKFAIPYIFYTLLYVIFSTSVLALLGPLLNTLFNVNDCGPEKPAKVSNQISTFDISGWFKYYLNDFILKHGQFGALIYVCAVIMFAVILGNLFRYLSQRTMENMRIHTLLRIRKAVFDNVMNLHLGYFSNERKGDIISKIASEVQTVQFTVTGTLQVIFKEPLLLIAYLVVLFSTSVKLTLISLLVIPVAGLIISRIVKKLRSQAVEAQNSYANMVSYLDEALSGIKIIKAFNATDFIIKRFDDENVRYSKIGKAMSRRQQLASPVSEALSIIMISFIVLYGGYLLFNNDSELTPGQFIAYIALFSQLMRPAKALGDAFSNIHTGLVAGERVLELIDEKSQITDAPNAVAVTEFNEGIHLNNVSFAYNERVVLKNINLTVPKGKTVALVGPSGGGKSTMMDLLPRFIEPKEGEILVDDKNIKDITATSLRALMGIVNQESILFNDTIFNNIAFGKTGVTQAEVEAAARIANAHNFIMDTENGYQTNIGDRGVKLSGGQRQRISIARAVLNNPPIMLLDEATSALDTESEKLVQDALNNLMKNRTSLIIAHRLSTIQNADIIVVLEEGRIVEQGSHTELMEHNGLYRKLIDMQTFNAD; the protein is encoded by the coding sequence ATGAAAACATATTTCAGGCTGCTATCGTTTGCCAAACCTATCGAGAAGTTTGCTATTCCATATATATTTTATACACTATTATATGTAATATTCAGCACCTCGGTACTGGCACTGCTTGGGCCCCTGTTAAATACATTATTTAACGTTAATGATTGCGGCCCTGAAAAACCTGCCAAGGTAAGTAACCAAATTTCCACATTTGATATATCCGGCTGGTTTAAATATTACCTTAATGATTTTATTTTAAAGCATGGCCAGTTTGGCGCTTTGATCTACGTATGTGCGGTAATTATGTTTGCTGTTATATTGGGCAACTTATTTCGTTACCTCTCGCAGCGCACTATGGAAAATATGCGCATCCACACACTGTTGCGAATACGTAAAGCCGTGTTTGATAACGTGATGAATTTGCATCTGGGCTACTTCAGCAATGAGCGCAAAGGCGACATCATATCCAAAATAGCATCAGAAGTACAAACCGTACAATTTACAGTAACCGGCACCTTGCAGGTTATTTTTAAAGAACCTTTGCTGCTTATCGCCTATCTGGTCGTACTCTTTTCAACATCGGTAAAACTAACGTTGATATCGTTACTGGTAATACCTGTTGCGGGCCTCATTATTTCGCGCATCGTAAAAAAACTACGCTCACAAGCGGTTGAGGCGCAAAACTCTTATGCAAATATGGTTAGTTACCTTGACGAGGCCTTATCGGGTATTAAAATCATAAAAGCATTTAACGCTACGGATTTTATTATTAAACGCTTTGATGATGAGAATGTGCGTTACTCAAAAATAGGCAAGGCCATGTCGCGCAGGCAACAGCTGGCTTCGCCGGTTTCAGAGGCTTTGTCTATCATCATGATCTCATTTATCGTTTTGTACGGCGGTTATTTGCTGTTTAACAACGACTCGGAACTAACCCCCGGACAGTTTATTGCTTACATAGCGCTTTTTTCGCAACTGATGCGACCGGCGAAAGCATTGGGTGATGCGTTTAGTAATATACATACAGGGTTAGTAGCCGGCGAACGTGTACTGGAACTTATTGATGAGAAATCTCAAATAACCGATGCCCCCAATGCGGTTGCGGTAACCGAGTTTAACGAAGGCATCCATCTTAACAACGTTAGCTTTGCCTATAATGAGCGTGTAGTATTAAAAAACATCAACCTTACGGTGCCTAAAGGAAAAACGGTGGCGCTGGTTGGCCCTTCAGGCGGGGGTAAATCAACCATGATGGATTTGCTGCCAAGGTTTATTGAGCCAAAGGAAGGTGAGATTTTGGTTGACGACAAAAATATTAAAGATATTACTGCAACCTCGCTTCGCGCGTTGATGGGGATAGTAAACCAGGAGTCGATATTGTTTAATGATACTATATTTAATAATATCGCCTTTGGCAAAACTGGTGTAACACAGGCCGAGGTTGAAGCAGCAGCACGTATTGCCAATGCGCACAACTTTATTATGGATACCGAGAATGGTTATCAAACCAATATTGGCGACAGGGGTGTAAAGCTTTCAGGTGGGCAAAGGCAGCGTATTAGCATTGCCCGCGCGGTACTCAACAATCCGCCGATCATGCTGCTTGACGAAGCTACCTCAGCATTGGATACCGAATCAGAAAAACTGGTGCAGGATGCCTTGAACAACCTGATGAAAAACCGCACATCACTCATTATTGCTCACCGCTTAAGCACCATACAAAATGCAGATATAATAGTAGTGCTTGAAGAAGGCCGCATAGTTGAACAAGGCAGCCATACCGAGCTTATGGAGCATAACGGGCTTTATCGCAAACTAATTGATATGCAAACGTTTAATGCCGATTAG
- a CDS encoding glycosyltransferase family 1 protein: MSTSKILVTLDSMRYPNTGLYYFGKSLGEALLRQNNNQFKLTYFVDRNTTVFNNTDADVNTMYLRKYHKAIFFNYRNIDLFHFTDQFSRVKPKRVTRKKILTIHDINQVHEKDMSPEKLKLYISKLGERIDSCDRIVTISQFAANDVLRFYPHVKDKLSVIYNGADKLQVKPGHQPAYQPQKPFLFTIGIVSAKKNAHVLPALLQNNEMELVIAGIETPYKDTVMEQAKKFGCADRVKIIGTINDDDRSWYYQHCEAFVFPSIAEGFGLPVIEAMHFGKPVFVSTSTSLPEVAGDAAYYFNTFDAEDMLRTFESGMQHFTQYNMAQKAMQHAARYNWDDTAQQYLQLYHNCLNNK; encoded by the coding sequence ATGAGCACATCAAAAATTTTAGTAACGCTTGATTCCATGCGATACCCTAATACAGGTTTATACTATTTTGGTAAAAGCCTGGGCGAAGCATTACTCAGGCAAAATAACAATCAGTTTAAATTAACCTATTTTGTTGACCGCAACACCACGGTTTTTAATAATACTGATGCGGACGTGAACACCATGTATCTCAGAAAGTATCATAAAGCTATATTTTTCAACTATCGCAATATTGATCTCTTTCATTTTACCGATCAGTTTTCGCGGGTAAAGCCTAAACGGGTAACCCGTAAAAAGATATTAACTATACATGATATTAATCAGGTACATGAAAAAGACATGAGCCCCGAAAAACTAAAGCTATATATTAGCAAACTGGGCGAGCGTATTGACTCATGCGACCGGATAGTTACCATATCGCAATTTGCCGCTAACGATGTATTGAGGTTCTACCCTCACGTAAAAGATAAGCTTAGTGTTATATATAACGGAGCCGACAAGCTGCAGGTTAAACCCGGACATCAGCCGGCCTATCAACCGCAAAAGCCTTTTTTGTTCACCATAGGTATTGTTTCGGCCAAAAAAAACGCCCACGTACTACCAGCCCTGCTGCAAAATAATGAAATGGAGCTTGTTATTGCCGGCATTGAAACCCCTTACAAGGATACGGTAATGGAGCAGGCCAAAAAATTTGGCTGCGCTGACCGTGTTAAAATCATCGGTACAATAAATGATGATGACCGTTCCTGGTATTACCAGCATTGCGAGGCCTTTGTATTCCCCTCAATAGCCGAGGGTTTTGGCTTGCCGGTTATCGAGGCCATGCATTTTGGTAAACCTGTATTTGTTTCAACCAGCACATCGTTACCCGAGGTTGCCGGCGACGCCGCCTACTATTTTAATACTTTTGATGCTGAAGATATGCTGCGAACCTTCGAGAGCGGAATGCAACACTTTACCCAATATAACATGGCGCAAAAAGCCATGCAACATGCCGCCCGTTATAACTGGGATGATACCGCCCAGCAGTATCTTCAACTATATCATAACTGCCTTAACAATAAATAA
- a CDS encoding glycosyltransferase family 9 protein, which yields MNNNAYKHILISRTDAIGDVVLTLPMCGYIRLAYPNVKISFLGRTYTQPVIDACKAVDHFINYDELSKLPFEDQVKKLKGYNIDCAVHVFPNKQVAKLFKAAGIAARIGTTNRIYHWFTCNKLVKLSRKKSDLHEAQLNTVLLKPIGLSVPPLDKIQDYYAFEPKQCVPDDVLALLSADKFNLILHPKSHGSGVEWPLDKFEQLINLLPADKFNVFISGSEKEQAVLAEWIKKLPKSVNNITGKMNLYQFASFIRNVDGLIASGTGPLHIAAASGINTLGLFPCVRPIHPGRWAPLGKRASYLESDSEKLDSISPQAVASIIINWQK from the coding sequence TTGAATAATAACGCGTACAAACATATACTGATAAGCCGCACCGATGCCATTGGCGATGTTGTGCTTACGCTGCCCATGTGCGGTTATATACGCTTAGCCTATCCCAACGTTAAAATATCTTTTCTCGGGCGTACCTATACGCAACCTGTTATTGACGCCTGCAAAGCAGTTGATCATTTTATTAATTATGATGAGCTATCAAAACTACCTTTTGAGGATCAGGTTAAAAAGCTTAAAGGCTACAATATTGACTGCGCTGTTCATGTTTTTCCTAACAAACAAGTAGCAAAACTTTTTAAAGCTGCCGGCATTGCGGCGCGCATTGGCACCACTAACCGCATATATCACTGGTTTACCTGCAACAAGTTGGTTAAACTGAGCCGCAAAAAATCCGATTTGCACGAGGCACAATTGAATACGGTACTGTTAAAGCCAATCGGCCTAAGCGTACCGCCGCTGGATAAAATACAGGATTACTATGCGTTTGAACCAAAACAATGCGTGCCTGATGATGTACTGGCCTTATTATCTGCCGACAAGTTTAACCTGATATTACACCCCAAATCACACGGCAGCGGCGTAGAGTGGCCGCTGGACAAATTTGAGCAATTGATAAACCTGCTCCCCGCGGATAAATTTAACGTCTTCATCAGCGGCTCCGAAAAAGAGCAGGCTGTACTTGCCGAATGGATAAAAAAACTGCCAAAATCAGTAAATAATATTACCGGGAAAATGAACCTGTATCAGTTTGCAAGTTTTATACGTAATGTTGATGGGCTGATAGCTTCGGGCACAGGGCCGCTGCATATTGCGGCTGCATCAGGCATCAATACCTTAGGGCTATTCCCTTGCGTTAGGCCTATACATCCTGGACGATGGGCACCTTTGGGTAAAAGGGCAAGTTATCTGGAAAGCGATTCGGAAAAACTTGACAGCATTAGCCCGCAGGCTGTGGCAAGCATTATTATTAACTGGCAAAAATGA
- a CDS encoding glycosyl transferase family 90, with amino-acid sequence MKARPVKKPKLFYYLRNILRQALPGFIYRQRLETKLSKLKHYNKVEITDRVNYYNKLQANVALGADAIQLQNMAIFKSPKAYNFDTFEYTRYFDPELKATFLFGDVIHTPDTPTIQKSRPIASDNANAVLLKLDKYRHFVFVDDKVPFEQKKDILIGRGVVTQPHRIKFMEMYFDSALCNLGQVNSNGGNIAWLKPKIGIDEHLQYKFVLSLEGNDVATNLKWIMSSNSVAVMPGPRYETWFMEGRLIPNVHYIHIKDDFSDLEERLQYYITHPAEAREIALNANNYVKQFFDKAKEDMISLLVLQKYFECTGQISPAEHFNK; translated from the coding sequence ATGAAAGCCCGTCCGGTTAAAAAGCCGAAACTTTTTTATTACTTAAGAAATATTTTACGACAGGCGTTGCCCGGCTTTATATACCGGCAACGCCTGGAAACAAAACTCTCGAAGCTAAAACACTATAATAAGGTTGAAATAACCGACCGTGTAAACTACTATAATAAATTACAGGCGAACGTAGCTTTAGGTGCAGATGCCATACAGCTTCAGAACATGGCAATATTTAAAAGCCCGAAGGCTTACAACTTTGATACTTTTGAATACACGCGTTATTTTGATCCGGAACTCAAAGCGACATTTTTGTTTGGCGATGTAATACATACGCCTGATACGCCCACCATACAAAAAAGCAGGCCGATTGCAAGTGACAATGCCAATGCGGTATTGCTTAAGCTTGATAAATACCGGCATTTTGTTTTTGTTGATGATAAGGTGCCGTTTGAGCAAAAAAAAGACATCCTGATAGGCCGCGGCGTTGTAACCCAACCGCATCGCATAAAATTTATGGAGATGTATTTCGACAGTGCGTTATGCAATTTAGGCCAGGTTAATAGTAATGGCGGCAATATTGCCTGGCTTAAACCCAAAATCGGCATTGACGAGCATCTGCAGTATAAATTCGTATTAAGCCTTGAAGGTAACGATGTGGCAACCAACCTCAAGTGGATCATGTCATCAAATTCAGTAGCGGTGATGCCCGGGCCCAGATATGAAACATGGTTTATGGAAGGGCGGCTGATTCCTAATGTTCATTATATCCACATTAAGGATGATTTTAGTGATCTTGAAGAGCGTTTGCAATATTATATTACTCATCCTGCAGAAGCCCGGGAAATTGCCCTTAACGCAAATAACTATGTAAAACAGTTTTTTGATAAAGCGAAAGAAGATATGATTTCGTTATTAGTTTTGCAGAAGTATTTTGAATGCACGGGTCAAATTAGTCCGGCTGAACACTTTAATAAATAG
- a CDS encoding aminopeptidase P N-terminal domain-containing protein codes for MKYLPIDNELFINNRKNFVSRLKPSSIAIFHSNDEYPRNGDQTFIFKQNPDFFYLSGIDQEQSILILFPDCPNILYREVLFLRQTSELISIWEGHKYTIEEARAASGIQNIYWLHDYDSILHSIINYADDIYLNTNENDRYLHTVPYRDLRMINELKAKYPLHQYQRSAPILRDLRPVKSDVEVQLTKKACEITRDAFVRVLKFVKPGVTEYEIEAEVTHEFLRQRATGHGYNPIIASGKNAIVLHYNDNNQVCNDGDVILFDFGAEYANYNADLSRSIPVNGRFTTRQRDVYNAVLRVMREATKLIVADTVSPEYHEEVGRIMTGELIGLGLLRKHEVEKQDPKMPLYKKYFMHGTSHHLGIDVHDYASRYKPFEAGNILTCEPGIYIPEEGLGIRIENDILITADGNVDLMADIPVEAEHIEEIMNSK; via the coding sequence ATGAAATATCTACCCATTGATAATGAACTATTTATAAATAATAGAAAAAATTTCGTTTCGCGATTAAAACCTTCATCGATAGCTATTTTTCACTCCAATGACGAATATCCGCGAAATGGTGATCAAACGTTCATTTTTAAGCAAAATCCTGATTTTTTTTACTTATCAGGCATTGATCAGGAGCAAAGTATATTGATTCTGTTTCCCGACTGTCCTAATATCCTATACAGAGAAGTACTTTTTTTAAGACAAACCAGTGAGCTCATCTCGATATGGGAGGGGCATAAGTATACTATTGAAGAGGCACGCGCTGCATCAGGTATACAAAACATCTACTGGCTGCATGATTATGACAGCATATTGCATAGCATTATAAACTATGCCGACGATATATACCTTAATACAAACGAGAACGACCGCTACCTGCACACGGTACCCTACCGCGATCTGCGTATGATCAACGAGCTTAAAGCGAAGTACCCCTTGCACCAGTATCAGCGTTCGGCCCCTATCCTGCGCGACCTGCGCCCGGTGAAATCAGATGTGGAGGTGCAACTCACCAAAAAGGCCTGTGAAATTACCCGCGATGCGTTTGTACGCGTACTAAAATTTGTAAAACCCGGCGTTACAGAATACGAGATTGAAGCTGAGGTTACCCACGAGTTTTTACGCCAGCGCGCTACCGGGCACGGCTATAACCCTATTATCGCCTCAGGTAAAAACGCCATAGTACTGCATTATAATGATAATAACCAGGTATGTAATGACGGCGATGTAATCCTTTTTGATTTTGGCGCCGAGTATGCAAATTACAACGCCGACCTCAGCCGCTCGATACCGGTTAACGGGCGTTTTACAACCCGCCAGCGTGATGTTTACAATGCCGTACTGCGCGTAATGCGCGAGGCAACCAAGCTAATTGTTGCCGACACTGTTTCGCCTGAATACCATGAGGAAGTTGGCAGGATCATGACCGGCGAACTTATAGGCCTTGGATTGTTGCGGAAACATGAAGTAGAAAAACAAGACCCTAAAATGCCTTTATATAAAAAGTACTTTATGCACGGCACATCGCACCACCTGGGTATTGATGTGCACGACTACGCCAGCCGTTACAAACCATTTGAAGCAGGCAATATCCTGACCTGTGAGCCCGGCATCTACATACCTGAAGAAGGCTTAGGCATCCGTATAGAGAACGATATACTGATAACCGCTGACGGTAATGTTGACCTGATGGCTGATATTCCGGTTGAGGCGGAACATATTGAGGAGATTATGAATAGTAAGTAA
- a CDS encoding OmpA family protein has protein sequence MNYSTLKKTVALSFASLMAVSVAFAQTDSTSTATTSTSTEPTTAKVFGGLGQYRTFSIGINGGVTSPFSALGGTNDYLNADINLGYGLSFRQQLSHSFGLILDLHGGKVGGNNNDVENVDPASYTEKEFETRFWSATLGGQWNFGSIDFLHRKNSVNFFLNAGAGLAMYKPKTTQTAGGELQPYTSDDSYIKELVIPVGAGVKFRLSDGVALNLGYTVNFVDGDNFDGYKRGFPTRDKWSYGYAGLEFTLGSSSKPNLDWVNPVAMMYDELYDETLRQEVEALKGRVSSVETAVSDLKKDSDGDGVSDQFDKCPNTPAGTVVDGAGCAIVFPTAAADSAGTAYSNIQFEFDSSVLRTSAYPALDATSADLRSSGATVTVKGYASSEGTAAHNMQLSKDRANSVKTYLVNSGVEAKKVKVKGYGETNPVADNSTEEGRVLNRRVEFSK, from the coding sequence ATGAATTATTCTACATTGAAGAAAACAGTCGCGTTATCGTTCGCTTCTTTGATGGCTGTGAGTGTGGCTTTCGCACAAACAGATTCAACCTCAACAGCAACAACTTCTACGTCGACAGAACCTACTACTGCCAAGGTATTTGGTGGCTTAGGTCAGTACAGAACTTTTAGCATCGGTATCAACGGTGGTGTAACTTCACCATTCAGCGCTTTAGGCGGTACCAACGACTATCTGAACGCAGACATTAACTTAGGTTACGGTCTGTCATTCCGTCAGCAACTTTCACACAGCTTCGGTTTAATTTTAGACTTGCATGGTGGTAAAGTTGGCGGTAACAATAACGACGTTGAAAACGTTGATCCGGCATCTTACACCGAGAAAGAATTCGAAACCCGTTTCTGGTCTGCTACTTTAGGTGGTCAGTGGAACTTCGGTAGCATTGATTTCTTACACCGCAAAAATTCAGTTAACTTCTTCCTGAATGCTGGTGCAGGTTTAGCAATGTACAAACCAAAAACTACTCAAACTGCTGGTGGCGAATTGCAACCATACACTTCTGACGATAGCTACATCAAAGAATTAGTTATCCCGGTAGGTGCAGGTGTTAAATTCCGTTTAAGCGATGGTGTTGCCCTGAACTTAGGTTACACTGTAAACTTTGTTGATGGTGATAACTTTGACGGTTACAAAAGAGGATTCCCAACTCGCGACAAATGGTCTTACGGTTATGCAGGTTTAGAGTTTACCCTGGGTTCAAGCTCAAAACCAAACCTGGATTGGGTAAACCCTGTAGCTATGATGTATGATGAGCTTTATGACGAAACTTTACGTCAGGAAGTTGAAGCCCTTAAAGGCCGTGTATCATCAGTTGAAACTGCAGTTAGCGACCTGAAAAAAGATTCAGACGGTGACGGTGTATCTGATCAGTTCGACAAATGCCCTAACACTCCTGCTGGTACAGTGGTTGACGGTGCTGGTTGCGCTATCGTATTCCCTACTGCTGCTGCTGATTCAGCTGGTACTGCTTACTCAAACATCCAGTTTGAATTTGATAGCTCAGTGTTAAGAACCTCTGCTTACCCAGCTCTTGATGCTACTTCAGCCGATCTGCGTTCATCAGGTGCAACTGTAACTGTTAAAGGTTACGCTTCATCAGAAGGTACTGCTGCACACAACATGCAACTTTCTAAAGACCGCGCTAACTCAGTAAAAACTTACTTAGTTAACTCAGGTGTTGAAGCTAAGAAAGTTAAAGTAAAAGGTTACGGTGAAACTAACCCTGTTGCTGACAACTCAACTGAAGAAGGACGTGTATTAAACCGTCGTGTTGAATTCAGCAAATAA
- a CDS encoding DUF6728 family protein has protein sequence MYFFRKKDPNRPTNFNLKVMHTINAIAIIMFLAGIIWKLIDLFILKK, from the coding sequence ATGTACTTTTTCCGGAAGAAAGACCCGAACAGGCCGACAAATTTTAATTTAAAGGTGATGCATACCATCAATGCCATAGCCATAATTATGTTTTTGGCAGGGATCATCTGGAAGCTTATCGACTTGTTTATTCTAAAAAAATGA
- a CDS encoding RidA family protein, with protein sequence MKTIINTTNAPAPIGPYSQAVKANGFLFVSGQIALNPANGELVLDDVKTETTQVMENLKAILTEAGADFSSVIKTGIFLKDMNDFAAVNEVYGSYFSDNFPARETVQVAALPRNVNVEISVVALVD encoded by the coding sequence ATGAAAACTATTATAAATACAACCAATGCCCCGGCGCCGATCGGTCCATACAGTCAGGCCGTAAAAGCTAACGGCTTTTTATTTGTTTCAGGCCAGATAGCGCTTAACCCCGCCAACGGCGAGTTAGTGCTGGACGATGTTAAAACCGAAACAACACAGGTAATGGAAAACCTGAAAGCGATATTAACCGAAGCGGGTGCTGATTTTAGCAGTGTAATAAAAACAGGTATCTTTTTAAAGGATATGAACGATTTTGCCGCGGTTAACGAAGTTTATGGTTCTTACTTCTCCGACAACTTTCCGGCCCGTGAAACGGTACAAGTAGCCGCCTTGCCGAGAAATGTGAACGTAGAAATTTCGGTAGTTGCATTGGTTGATTAA